One part of the Mariniflexile litorale genome encodes these proteins:
- a CDS encoding RNA methyltransferase, whose amino-acid sequence MAFDAFLADRIRQQLKEKHIYFSELGIMGGLCFKVDNKMLCGIHFDKKFGNNLLMARVGEAVYESELEKPNCLPMDFTGRPMKGYIFVTPDGFDADDDLSYWLDLCLAFNPLAKASKPKKKIK is encoded by the coding sequence GAATACGTCAACAATTAAAAGAAAAACACATCTATTTTAGTGAATTAGGCATAATGGGTGGTTTATGTTTTAAAGTAGATAACAAGATGCTTTGTGGCATCCACTTCGATAAAAAATTTGGCAACAACTTACTCATGGCACGTGTGGGTGAAGCGGTTTATGAATCGGAACTAGAAAAACCAAATTGCTTACCTATGGATTTTACGGGTCGCCCCATGAAAGGTTATATTTTTGTAACTCCTGATGGTTTTGATGCTGATGACGACTTATCTTATTGGCTCGATTTATGCTTAGCTTTTAACCCATTAGCGAAGGCTAGCAAACCAAAAAAGAAAATAAAATAA
- a CDS encoding PhoH family protein, producing MNEIIIELEEITPKEFFGAQNANIELLKKYFPKLKIVARGNKIKALGDDELLEEFDRRMKMLLTHFAKYNKLDENVIERVLTSQSSDDYSTSEFSGEVLVHGVGGKLIKAQTANQRKLVESMRNNDMVFAIGPAGTGKTYTGVALAVQALKNKEVKRIILTRPAVEAGENLGFLPGDLKEKLDPYMQPLYDALRDMIPAEKLALYIENGTIQIAPLAFMRGRTLDNAFVILDEGQNTTHNQMKMFLTRMGKNAKFLLTGDPGQIDLPRRTISGLKEALLILKNVEGVGMIFLDDKDVIRHRLVKKVIEAYKSIEHVD from the coding sequence TTGAACGAAATTATTATCGAACTTGAAGAAATTACTCCAAAAGAATTTTTTGGAGCCCAAAATGCAAATATTGAACTTTTAAAAAAGTACTTCCCAAAACTTAAAATTGTAGCAAGAGGCAATAAAATTAAAGCCTTAGGAGACGATGAATTGTTAGAAGAATTTGATCGTCGTATGAAAATGCTTTTAACTCACTTTGCCAAATACAATAAGCTTGATGAAAACGTTATAGAGCGTGTGTTAACAAGTCAAAGTAGCGACGACTATTCTACGTCCGAATTTAGCGGTGAAGTTTTGGTACACGGTGTTGGTGGTAAACTTATTAAAGCACAAACAGCAAACCAACGTAAATTGGTAGAAAGCATGCGTAACAACGATATGGTTTTTGCTATCGGACCCGCTGGAACGGGAAAAACCTATACGGGCGTCGCTTTGGCGGTACAGGCTCTTAAAAATAAAGAGGTAAAGCGTATTATTTTAACACGTCCAGCAGTTGAAGCAGGGGAGAACCTCGGTTTTTTACCAGGCGATTTAAAAGAAAAGTTAGATCCATACATGCAGCCTTTATATGATGCATTGCGAGATATGATACCTGCTGAAAAACTAGCTTTGTATATAGAAAATGGTACCATACAAATTGCGCCTTTGGCATTTATGAGAGGACGTACACTTGATAATGCCTTTGTCATTTTAGATGAAGGCCAAAATACCACACACAATCAAATGAAAATGTTTTTAACCCGTATGGGTAAAAACGCCAAATTTTTATTAACAGGAGATCCTGGACAAATAGATTTGCCTAGACGTACTATTTCTGGTTTGAAGGAAGCCTTGTTAATATTAAAGAATGTGGAAGGTGTTGGTATGATCTTTTTAGATGATAAAGATGTTATCCGTCATCGTTTAGTTAAAAAGGTTATTGAAGCTTATAAAAGCATCGAGCACGTAGATTAA
- a CDS encoding phosphoribosylaminoimidazolesuccinocarboxamide synthase: MNTITSTNFNFPEQKSVYHGKVREVYNINDEQLVMIATDRLSAFDVVMPKGIPYKGQILNQIATKMMAATQDIVPNWLTATPDPNVAVGHLCEPFKVEMVIRGYMSGHAAREYKAGKRMLCGVAMPEGMKENDKFPEPILTPATKAEMGDHDEDISREDILKRGIVSEADYLVLEDYTRKLFNRGTEIAASRGLILVDTKYEFGKTKEGQIVLIDEIHTPDSSRYFYADGYEDRQAKGEAQKQLSKEFVRQWLIANNFQGLEGQTVPVMSDDYIETVSERYIELYENITGETFVKGDVSDIQKRIETNVLAYLKK; encoded by the coding sequence ATGAATACAATTACAAGTACCAATTTCAATTTTCCAGAGCAAAAATCTGTTTACCATGGAAAAGTTAGAGAAGTTTATAATATTAACGACGAGCAATTGGTTATGATTGCTACGGACCGCTTGTCGGCTTTCGACGTGGTGATGCCAAAAGGTATTCCGTACAAAGGGCAAATATTAAACCAAATAGCTACCAAAATGATGGCGGCTACTCAAGATATTGTACCCAATTGGTTAACAGCAACACCAGACCCGAATGTGGCTGTTGGGCATTTATGCGAACCTTTTAAGGTGGAAATGGTTATTCGTGGATATATGAGTGGACATGCAGCACGCGAGTATAAAGCGGGAAAACGCATGCTTTGTGGTGTGGCTATGCCGGAAGGGATGAAAGAAAACGATAAGTTTCCAGAGCCTATTTTAACACCAGCTACTAAAGCTGAAATGGGCGACCACGATGAAGATATTTCTAGAGAAGATATTTTAAAACGCGGTATTGTTAGTGAAGCCGATTATTTGGTATTGGAAGATTACACCCGTAAATTATTCAATAGAGGTACTGAAATAGCGGCAAGCCGTGGTTTGATTTTGGTTGATACTAAATACGAATTTGGAAAAACCAAAGAGGGACAAATTGTGTTGATTGATGAAATACACACCCCAGACTCTTCACGGTATTTTTATGCGGATGGTTATGAGGACAGACAAGCTAAAGGCGAAGCACAAAAACAACTAAGTAAAGAGTTTGTACGCCAATGGCTTATTGCTAATAACTTTCAAGGTTTAGAGGGGCAAACCGTACCTGTTATGAGTGACGACTATATTGAAACCGTGAGCGAACGCTATATAGAACTTTACGAAAACATTACAGGCGAAACTTTTGTTAAAGGTGATGTAAGCGATATACAAAAACGTATTGAAACGAATGTTTTGGCTTATTTGAAAAAATAG
- the gldF gene encoding gliding motility-associated ABC transporter permease subunit GldF, with product MLTILKKEINTFFASPIGYLVVGIFLLLNGLFLWLFKGENNILDYGFSDLSSFFLLAPWILIFLIPAVTMRSFSDEKKQGTLELLLTKPITHLNIVLGKYFGAFVLILIALLPTLLYVYTVYRLGNPVGNIDFGSTMGSYFGLLFLIAAYTAIGIFASTLSDNQIVAFITSVAICFMFYIGFESLADFASSNFIEQLGMNVHYKSISRGVLDTRDIIYFLSITAFFIILTKLNINKEQK from the coding sequence ATGCTCACCATACTTAAAAAAGAAATAAATACATTTTTTGCCTCGCCTATCGGGTATTTAGTAGTTGGTATTTTTTTATTACTTAATGGATTATTTTTGTGGCTCTTTAAAGGTGAAAATAATATATTAGATTATGGTTTTTCCGATTTATCCTCGTTCTTCTTATTAGCGCCTTGGATATTAATTTTTCTGATTCCTGCGGTAACCATGCGCAGTTTTTCAGATGAAAAAAAACAAGGCACTTTAGAGTTGCTACTTACAAAACCTATTACGCATTTAAACATTGTTTTAGGAAAATATTTTGGTGCGTTTGTTTTAATTTTAATAGCTCTTTTACCAACCTTATTATATGTTTACACCGTTTACCGATTAGGTAATCCCGTTGGTAATATAGATTTTGGCAGTACAATGGGGTCTTATTTTGGTCTGTTATTCTTAATTGCTGCTTATACGGCTATTGGCATATTTGCTTCTACGCTATCAGATAATCAAATTGTAGCCTTTATAACATCAGTCGCTATTTGTTTTATGTTTTATATTGGTTTTGAAAGTCTTGCCGACTTTGCTTCAAGCAATTTTATAGAACAATTAGGCATGAACGTTCATTACAAAAGTATCAGTCGAGGTGTTTTAGATACACGAGATATTATATACTTTTTAAGCATCACAGCATTCTTTATAATACTAACAAAACTAAATATTAACAAGGAACAAAAATGA
- a CDS encoding NYN domain-containing protein, producing the protein MDTNINLAVLIDGDNIPSAHVKEMMEEIAKYGNPTIKRIYGDWTKPHLSKWKNLLLENAITPIQQYGYTTGKNATDSAMIIDAMDVLYSGKVNGFCLVSSDSDFTRLAVRLREAGMQVIGIGEKKTPNPFIVACDKFIYIEILKNKADREDKDVDAVKDSVDKITQKDIELIKTTIADVSDDDGWAFLGDVGSLLQKKQPNFDSRNFGFDKLTPLIKSIDIFELEQRENPKSRHKLIFVRIKAKSVPVKKKRR; encoded by the coding sequence ATGGACACAAATATAAATTTAGCAGTACTTATTGATGGTGATAACATCCCGTCGGCACACGTAAAAGAAATGATGGAAGAAATTGCTAAATACGGCAACCCAACCATCAAGCGTATTTATGGTGATTGGACCAAACCACACCTTTCAAAATGGAAAAACCTTTTGCTTGAAAATGCCATCACACCTATACAACAATACGGTTACACTACAGGGAAAAATGCTACCGATTCTGCCATGATTATTGATGCTATGGACGTGTTGTATTCAGGAAAAGTGAATGGTTTTTGTTTGGTATCGAGCGATAGTGATTTTACACGATTGGCCGTTAGACTTCGAGAAGCAGGTATGCAAGTTATCGGTATTGGCGAAAAGAAAACACCAAACCCGTTTATTGTGGCTTGCGATAAATTTATTTATATAGAAATACTAAAAAACAAAGCGGATAGAGAAGATAAAGATGTTGATGCTGTTAAAGATAGCGTAGATAAAATCACCCAAAAAGATATTGAACTTATTAAAACTACTATTGCCGATGTATCCGACGATGATGGGTGGGCATTTCTAGGTGATGTTGGTAGTTTACTACAAAAAAAACAGCCAAATTTCGATTCCAGAAATTTCGGTTTTGATAAACTTACCCCTTTAATAAAATCAATTGATATTTTTGAATTAGAACAACGCGAAAACCCCAAAAGCCGCCATAAGCTTATTTTTGTACGTATTAAAGCGAAATCCGTTCCAGTTAAAAAGAAGCGACGTTAA
- a CDS encoding SAM-dependent chlorinase/fluorinase encodes MAIITLTTDFGEKDHFAGATKGAIYSELPDIKIVDISHSVSPFNILEAGYIIQNAYNSFPKGTIHIIGIDSEMNEENKHIALKLDDHFFICANNGIMSMICTEIAPEKIVEINIHDKVQTNFPVLDVFVKVACHIARGGTLEVIGKNIPEIKPTKNITPFVNDDKTQIIGSVIYVDNYGNVITNIKRGFFETIQKGRTFEVSARNNKFKKIHNRYSDIVNFEIPEEKRHDEGRGLVIFNSGGFLEIAVYKSNSATVGSASTLMGLSLMDTVSVNFNTESMLPKSLD; translated from the coding sequence ATGGCGATAATAACATTAACTACCGATTTTGGAGAAAAAGATCACTTTGCAGGAGCGACAAAAGGTGCCATATATAGTGAATTGCCCGACATTAAAATTGTTGATATCTCACATTCAGTGTCTCCTTTTAATATTTTAGAAGCAGGTTATATTATTCAAAATGCTTACAATAGTTTCCCAAAAGGCACCATACATATTATTGGTATCGATTCCGAAATGAATGAAGAAAATAAACACATCGCTTTAAAACTAGATGATCACTTTTTTATTTGTGCGAATAATGGTATTATGAGTATGATTTGTACTGAAATTGCTCCTGAAAAAATTGTTGAAATTAATATACATGATAAAGTCCAAACCAATTTCCCTGTATTGGATGTTTTTGTAAAAGTGGCATGCCATATAGCTCGTGGAGGTACGCTGGAAGTTATTGGTAAAAATATTCCGGAAATTAAGCCTACTAAAAACATCACCCCTTTTGTAAATGACGATAAAACCCAAATTATTGGTAGTGTTATTTATGTTGATAATTATGGGAATGTAATTACAAACATTAAACGTGGCTTTTTTGAAACCATCCAAAAAGGAAGGACTTTTGAAGTTTCGGCAAGAAATAATAAGTTTAAAAAGATCCACAACAGATATAGCGATATTGTAAATTTTGAAATTCCTGAAGAAAAACGGCATGATGAAGGTCGCGGTTTGGTAATTTTTAATTCGGGAGGCTTTTTAGAAATTGCCGTTTATAAAAGTAATAGTGCCACAGTGGGTAGCGCCTCTACTTTAATGGGGCTTAGTTTAATGGACACTGTTAGTGTTAATTTTAACACTGAATCTATGCTTCCAAAAAGTCTAGACTAA